The following DNA comes from Halalkaliarchaeum sp. AArc-CO.
GGGTGGATCATGGCGGGCGGGAAGCTAACCAAGGCGCTGACGCAAGGGTTCGTGGGCGATCTCACCGACCGCCTGGGTCACAAACACTACTTTGTCGCAGTCGGGGCGATCCTCTACGGCCTCGGCACCGGGCTGATTCCGCTTGCCGCGTACTTCGAAGGCCGGATCGAGCCGTACCACGTCTCCTTCTTCGGTGATTCGATGGTGCTCGGCGGGGCGTTCTTCGCTTTGTTTTCCGCCTACGCAGTGCTCGGGCTCGCCGACAGCATCCGGCTGCCCGCGAGCATGGCGCTGTTCGTCGAGGAGGGGGAGGCGTACGACTCGGTAGCCTCCAGCATGTCCTTGCGGTCGCTCTCCTGGAAGATCGGCCAGGTTACCGGCCCAGTGCTAGTCGGGACGACGATGGACTTCGTCTCCACCGAGGCCGGGTTCCTGCTCGCGGCAGGGTTCATCGTCTTTGCCACCGGCGGGTTCACGGTGATGGCATCCCGGGCACGAACGACCGGCACGTCCGGGGAACCGATCCCCGGTGACTGATGATAATTAGTGTAGTGATTTACCGGTCAGTGGGCCACCCCGTGGGCCGATCGTCCGGTTACGGCCGAAAATAATCATTACGAGGAACCGGTTCGCGACACCGCAAACGTTCGGTTTACGGTGTTCGGTGGCGAACCCGGACACAGTGAAGCGACACACGTTCGGTGTCCTGCTGGTACTCGTTGCCTCTGCGGGGTTCGGGACGCTCGCCATCTTCGGCAAGTTCGCGGAAGCGGCAGGCCTCAACACGACGACGCTTCTCGCCTTCCGGTTCACTATCGGTGCTGGCCTGCTTTGGGTCGGGTTGGCAGTTCTCGGCCGGGCTCGTCGCCTCCCGGCGGGACAGTTGAAGGTCGCGTTCGCGCTGGGACTGCTGTACGCCTCCTTTTCGGCACTGTTCTTCTGGGCACTGTTGTACATTCCGGCGGGGGTCGCGGCGATCGCGTTCTACACGTATCCGGCGTACGTGTACGCCATCTCGGTGAGCGTTTTGAACGAACAGCTCACCCGGCTGAAGCTGGTCGCGCTGGTGGTTGCCGTGTTCGGGGTCGCCCTGATCGTCGGCGGTGACACCGCCGCGATCGACCCGTTCGGGATCGCGCTGATACTGCTTGCCGCGCTGGGATACGCGCTCTACATCGCGGGGAGCCGCGCGGCGCTCGGGTCGATCGCTCCCGATCTCCTCGCAGGGGTCGTGTTGATCGCCACCTCGATCTCGTTCGTCGGATTCGGCTTCGTTTCGGGACGGCTGTTCGTCCCGGCAGGTGGCCAGCAGTGGGGGATCATCCTCGGGATCGCGGTGATCGGGACCGCCCTTCCGATCTTCCTGTACGTAACCGGCCTCGAGCACATCGAAGCCAGTCAGGCGAGCATCCTCGGGACCGCAGAACCGCTCGTGACTGTGCTCCTCGGCGTCGCCCTGCTGGGCGAGGTCGTCACGCCAGCCGTCGCCGTCGGTGGGGCGCTGGTGCTGCTCGGAGTCGCCTTGATCCAGACGGACGCGGCAGGCGACGTTCGGACGCCCCAGTAACCGACCGACCGGTTGAAGGGTCTCCTCTACAATATCTCTTTGAGGACCATTACCATGGCAGGCAAGCCGACGGAACCTCCGGCGATCACACGCGGTGCGGATCCATCACAAGAGCGCCGTGCGAACTACGACTATCGGGGCGGTCCGATACATCGGCCGGATCTCGTCGAAGAGCTTCGGCCGCTGGTCGACGGCGACGTCCGTTTCGACGAGTTCACCCGGGAGATGTTCGCGACCGACGCGAGTATGTACGAGGCCATGCCGATCGGCGTCGTCTTCCCACAACACACTGACGACGTGAGTGCCGTCGTCGAGTACTGCGCGAAACGGGAGATCCCGGTTCTGCCCCGGGGGGGCGGGACGAGCCTCGCGGGACAGACGGTCAACGAGGCCGTCGTGCTGGACTTCTCCCGGTACATGAACGACGTGGTGTCGATCGATCCGGACGGGCGACTCGCGACCGCGGAGCCGGGGATCACCCTCGCACAGTTGAACGACCCCCTCGCGGAGCACGGGTTGAAATACGCGCCGGACCCCGCCTGGGGGGACAAAAGCGTCCTCGGCGGCGCAATCGGCAACAACACCACGGGCGCACACTCCCTGAAGTACGGGAAGGCCGACTACTACCTCGAGGAGGCCGAGGTCGTTCTCGCGGACGGGACGGTCACGACCCTCGGAGAAGTGACCGTCGAGGAACTCGAAGCGCGGGGCGACCGGGAGGGCAATCTCGAGGAACGACTCTACGCGGTCGCCAGCTTGATCCTCGAGGAGCACGCCGAGGAGGTGAAAGATCGATACCCCACGCTGAAGCGCAACGTCTCCGGGTACAACTTCGACATGCTGGTCGACGAGGCCGAGGGGAAGCGCCGGCTCCCGGACAACTCGGGGCTCGATCCGGATAGCGAACCCGGGACCGTGAACCTGGCCCGCCTGCTGGCCGGCAGCGAGGGAACGCTCGCAGTCGTCACGGAGGCGACGGTGTCGCTGGAGCCGATCCCCGAGACGAAGTCGGTCGTCATGCTGACGTACGACGACGTGATGGACGCGATGAACGACGTCGCGCCGATCCTCGAGCACGATCCCGCCGCGGTCGAAGTGATGGACGACGTCCTCCTGGATCTAGCGCGGGAGACTCCCGAGTTCGCCGACGTCGTCGACATTCTCCCGGAGGGCACCGATTCGACGCTGCTGGTGGAGTTTTACGCCGACAGCGACGCCGACGGGAAACGAAAGGTCGCAAACCTGCTCGCGGATCGACTTCCGGACGCGACGCCGACGGTCGAGCCCGACGGCGACGCCGGGAACGTCACCAGCGACAGGGTGTACGCGAAACGGGCGCTGGAGGCCCACGACGCGAAGACCCAAAAGGAGTTCTGGACGATGCGGAAGGCCGGCCTGCCGATCCTGCTGTCCCGGACGGGCGACGAGAAACACATCGCGTTCAACGAAGACACCGGGGTACCGCCGGAGAACCTTCCGGAGTACGTCGCCGACGTCCGGGAGATCATGGAGGACCACGACACGTTCGCGTCCTACTACGCCCACGCCGGCCCCGGCGTGCTTCACATCCGCCCCCTCATCAACACGAAAACCGTCGAGGGGACCGAGGACATCGAATCGATCGCCGAGGGGATCACCGACCTCGTCGTGGAGTACAACGGTTCGATATCGGGCGAACACGGCGACGGACGCGCCCGGACCCAGTGGAACCGGAAGCTGTACGGCGAACAGCTCTGGCAGGCCATGCGGGAGTTGAAGACCGCAGTCGATCCCGACTGGATACTGAATCCGGGGATGGTGTGTGGCGACGTCAAACTCACCGAGAACCTCCGGTTCGGTCCGGACTACGAGTTCGACTTCCCGTTCGAGCCGACGCTGAACTGGGAGAACGACAACGGATTCCAGGGAATGGTGGAACTGTGTCACGGCTGTGCCGGCTGCCGTGGCGACCAGAAACACACCGGCGGCATGATGTGTCCCACCTACCGGGCGGCCGAAGAGGAGATCCTCTCGACCCGGGGGCGGGCGAACATGCTCCGGAACGCGATGAACGGCAACCTCGAGGACGACGTGCTGTTCAGCGACGAGTTCGTCCACGAGGTGCTGGACCTGTGTGTGAGCTGCAAAGGCTGTATGAACGACTGCCCAAGCGGCGTCGACATGGCGAAGCTGAAGGCGGAAGTGGAGTACCACTACAAGCGAAAACACGGCGGCGCCAGCCTCCGCGACAAGCTGTTCGGCAACGCCGGGACAATGTTGAAGGTCGGCAGCGCCTTTGCCCCCCTTTCGAACGTCGCGATGCGGCTGCCCGGCGTCGGAACGGTGATGGAAAAGACGATCGGTATCGCCCGAGAGCGGGCGTTACCGGAGTTCAAACGCAACACCGTCGTCGACTGGTTCGAGGACCGCGGCGGCCCAGCGGTTCCGGAGTCGGACGCCGATCGCCGGGTGCTGTTCGTGGTGGATCCGTACACGAACTACATGTACGTCGAACGCGGGAAGGCGGCGATCCGCGTGCTCGAGGCGGCGGGCTGTCGCGTCCAGTTGCCGGAGGGGGTGACCGACACCGGTCGGCCGGCGTACTCGAAGGCGCTGATCGACGTCGCCCGCGAGACGGCCCGCGAGAACGTCGCCCGGCTGGCGCCGAAGATCAGCGAGGGCTGGGACGTCGTGACCGTCGAACCATCGGCGTCCGTGATGTTCCAGTCGGACTATCCGGACCTGATATCGGGGGAGAGCGTCGACGCCGTCTCCCAGAACAGTTACTCGACCCTCGAGTATCTGGACACGTTCGGGCTCGTCGAGAACCTGACGTTCGGCGCGGTCGACGAGTCGCTCACCTACCACGGCAACTGTCTGCACAAGGCGACCAAAAAGGGTCACCACGCCGCGACCGTGATGGCACAGGCCGGCTACGACGTCGATTACCTCGACAGTACCTGCTGTGGGATGGCCGGCTCGTTCGGCTACGAGGCGGAACACTACTCGCTGAGTCAGTCGGTGTTCGAGATCCTGCGCGGGCAGATCGACGACAGCCCCGGCGACACGGTGGTCGCCACCGGCGCATCCTGTAAAAAGCAGATCGGCGACGGGCTCGGCGAGAAGCCGCCCCATCCGGTGCAGATGGTCGCCGACGCCCTGGAGTAGCGACAAGCAGTTTGCCGTCGCTTTTTCCGTACGATCGTTCAAAAATCCGATCAAATTCCGTCGGTGGAACCGCGAGCCCCGAGCCCCGAGCCGCGAGTCCCGAGCCCCGAGCCGCGAACCGGAAAGATCCTGTGTCGGCCTCAGAACAGGCCGGGGAACAGGATGTAGCTGAACAGCATCGTCAGGATGCCCACCATCAGCGCGTAGTAGAACAGCGGGATCAGGTTGAGCCGCATCACGCGACCCTCCTGCCCGACGAGGCCGACGGTCGCCAGCGCGGCGACCACGTTGTGGATCGCCACGAGGTTCCCGATCGCGCCCCCGACCGCCTGCGCGCCGACGATGATCTGCGTCGAGATGCCCAGTTCCTGTGCGGCCGTGAACTGGAAGCCGCCGAACGTGATGTTCGAGACGGTGTTCGATCCGGCCATGGCCGCCCCGAGCGCGCCGATGAGCGACGCGACGAACGGGTAGGCGCTCCCGAGCGTGCCGGCGGTCGCGACCGCGAGCACCTCAATCATGCTCTGATCGTACGCGGCAGTCCCGGCGAACGTCTCCGGATCGACTGCCGGCAGCCCCGAGGAGAGCATGACCTCTACCATCGCGATGACGAACACCAGCGCGATGAACGGCGAAACGATCTTTTCGGCCGCCTCGCCCCAGGCGTCTTTTACCTGCTGGCCGTTCATGCCGAACAGCGGGATCGCGATGATCGCCGACAGGATGAGCCAGAATCCGGGGACGTTAACCCAGGCAATACTGTCGGAGAGACCGGTACCGAGGATGTTCTCCCACACCAGTACCATTCCGATCGTGACGTCGCCGATCGTGACGCCCAGGTCAGCGTCGTTGATGAAGCCGCTGATCGGATCGGAGACACGCGTCACTACGAGGAGAAGGACCAGGATGATGTACGGAGACCAGGCTTTGAGCAGTCCCATCTCCCCGGTGTCCGCGTTCGACCGGACGCCCTCCGCACCGGGTTCGATCGTCCCGACCCAGTGGCTGGGCCACTCTTCCCTCGGCGGGAAGTCCCACTCGTCGTCGGGGAGGAGGTATCCTCTCCGCAGCAGGGCCACCGTGATCCCGCCACCGACCATGGAGCCGATGAGTGCTGGGAATTCTGCAGTGATGAACCACGCCGAGATCCAGTAGGGAATCGCGAAGATGATCCCGGCGAACAGTGCCAGGGGAACGACTTCTTTTACCGGTTCAAGCGACCGGTCGTCCGGATCGCCGAAGAAGTACACGATCATCCCGACGGCGAACAGTGGCATCACGAACCCGACAAGGGCGTGGTAGGTCGCCGCCCAGGCCGCGACGTCGTTCGAGAACTGCGTGACTGCCACCGCCTCGTCGAGGCCCGCATACGGGGCCCCCTCCATGATGCGATCGATGTACGGCGGCCCGTCGAGCGGGTCCCGTATACCGATGACGATCGGCGTCCCGACCGCGCCGTAGGTGACCGCGATGATGTGACCGATCAGTGCCGCGACCACCGCCGCGAGCGCCGGGAAGCCCAGCGCGAGCAGCAGCGGTGCCACGACCGCCGCGGGCGTCCCGAAGCCTGCCGCCCCCTCGATGAACGTCGCGAGGAAGAACGCCAGCAGGATGATCTGGACGCGTCGGTCGTCCGATATCGCGGCGAACCCCTGGTTGATCACGTCGATCGCCCCCGCCTGCATCAGCGTGTACAGCAACACCAGCGCGCCGAAGACGATCCAGAGGATGGTCAACGCCGTTATGATTCCGGTTATCGACGCTCCTGCAAGCCACAGGGCGGAGTTTTCCCACACGAAGTAGCCGACGAGCAACGCCGCGATCCACGCGATCGGCATCGCGCGGGTCGCCGGCCACAGGAAGCCGACCAGCAGTATCCCGGCGATCAGTAACGGCGACGCCGCGAGGAGTAGTTCGACTGCGCTAACCATGGTTCTCCCCCACGGATAGCCCGATCAGTACGAGTCCATTACGTGTGTTTGCCTGCCACATACCTCGTGAGATCTGACAAAACCTCGTGACATAAAGACTTCCCTAATTGTCACTATTTAATTATATATTTACCCCCAACCCACACGAATAATAGTTATTATAATTTATCTACATCAATACAGATGTCGAAAAGACAGCCGGATAGTACGCTCCGTGGGCTGCCTCCCGACCCCGTAGTGCGAACGGCCAGTTCGAACGATTGATTCGTTCTTCACGCGAAAACGTGCCTCTCGCGAACGATTTCAGCAAATTCTGACTGTCGCGGCCGGACTCGTTTTCCGGCCGATTGTAGGGGAGATTCCACCTCGCATTTATTGCGAGTTCGAGCGAAGGTGTCGACATGGTAACGAACACGGTCGAGACGTTCGCGTCGAAGCTCGACGAGATCGACGTGGCCGTCTCGCGGATCGAACGGGGAGAGCTCGCGGGAACCCTCGACAGGGTAGTTCGAACGCCAGCGGTAGGCGTTCCAGTCGGCACCGACAGCGGGTCGCTTCCCGACATCGTCGAGATGGAGCCGACCATCGAGGACGTCCGGGCCGCACGCACTGGAGTAACCCCGGCAGCGCTCGGGATCGCCGAGTACGGGAGCGTCGTTCTCGAGATCGATCCGTTCGGAAGCGAGATCGCAAGCGTGTTCCCGGAGCTCCACGTCGCCGTGTTGCACGAATCCGACGTCGTCGGAGAGATGCGGGAGGCGTTCGAATGGCTCGGCCCCAGACTCAGGGAGAAGCGGTCCTCGGAGATCATCGCAACTGGGCCGAGCGCGACCGCCGACATGGGCGGGCTCGTACGTGGGGCACACGGTCCCGAGGAAGTACACGTGGTACTCGTCGCCGATGAGGGGACGGAACCCGATGATTCCGGACCGGAAGCGGGGGGCATCGATGAGTAGCGAGGTTCGGCCCGGGGACCAGGAGGGGAACCGAGGATCCAAACGGGCGAGGAAGGCCGCCCGGATCCGCGAGATCATGGAGTCGGAGGGCGCCGCCGTCGCGGAGAACACCCGTGGATTCAACCAGGGGCGGTACGACTCGGTCGCCGACCTCGCAGCCTACGAAGAGCTCAAATCGGAGGCCCGCGAGATCAAGGAGGACGCGATCGAGCGACTGCCCGAACTCCTCGACCTGCTCGAAGAAACTGTCGAGGAGAACGGCGGCACGGTGTATCTCGCCGACGACGCCGCGGACGCGAACCGCTACATCCGGGAGGTCGTCGCCGAGAAGGACGCCGAGCGGCTGGTGAAGTCGAAGTCGATGACAACCGAGGAGATCGAGGTGAACGAGGCGCTGGAAGCCGACGGCGTCGAAGTCGTCGAAACCGACCTCGGGGAGTGGGTGCTGCAGGTGGCCGACGAGGCGCCGTCCCACATCGTCGCGCCCGCGATCCACAAATCCAGAGCGGAGATCGCCGAGCTGTTCAACGAGGTGTTCGATCCCGACGAGGAGCTGGAGACCGCCGAGGAACTCACGAAGTTCGCCCGCGATCGGCTGGGCGAGTTGATCGAGGGGGCCGACGTCGGGATGACGGGTGCGAACTTCATCACTGCCGATTCGGGGACGATCGCACTGGTGACAAGCGAGGGCAACGCCCGGAAATCGGCCGTCGTCCCGGACACCCACATCGCGGTCGCGGGCGTAGAGAAGGTGATCCCGCGGGTCGAGGATCTCTCGCCGTTCGTCGAGCTCATCGGTCGGTCGGGAACCGGACAGGACATCACCTCCTACATTTCGCTTTTGACGCCGCCGGGTACCTCACCGGTGCCGGACTTCGAGGACGGTGGGGCCGCGCTCGCTGGCGATCACGAGGGGATCAGCGCCGGCGACAACCCCGACCGCGAGTTCCACCTGGTGTTGATCGACAACGGCCGGCTCGCGATGCGCCAGGACGAGGATCTCAAGGAGACGCTGTACTGTATCCGGTGTTCGGCGTGTTCGAACTCCTGTGGGAACTTCCAGAGCGTCGGGGGCCACGTCTTCGGCGGGGAGACGTACTCCGGCGGCATCGCGACCGGCTGGGAAGCCGGGATCGAAGGCCTGGACGTCGCCAGCGAGTTCAACGACCTCTGTACGAGCTGTAGCCGGTGTGTGAACGCCTGTCCGGTGAAGATCGACATCCCGTGGATCAACACCGTCGTTCGCGACCGGATCAACCGCCAGGCCGACAGCAACGCCGACTGGCTGGTCGAGGGGCTGGTCCCGGACGAGGAACCGGGCGGGATGGACGTCCAGAAGCGTCTGTTCGGCAACTTCGAGACGTTCGCGGGGCTCGGGAGCGCGCTGGCGCCAGTCTCGAACTGGCTGGCCGACCTGTCGGTCAGTCGTCGGGTCATGGAGCGCGTCTTCGGTGTCGACCGGCGGCGTGAGTTGCCCACCTTCCAGCGGATGACCCTCAAGAAGTGGTACGACGACCGGGGGCCGAAGGTGTCGGCGCCGAGAACGCAGGTCGTGCTGTATCCGGACCTGTACACGAACACGATGCAGGTCGAGCGGGGGAAAGCCGCAGTGCGGGCGCTGGAGGCGCTTGGCGCAGAGGTCGTGATCCCCGACGTCCGGTCGACGGGGCGGGCGCCCCTCTCGCAGGGGATGATCGCGACCGCCCGCGAGCACGCCGAGGACGTCTACTCCGGGCTGGCGTTGCATCTCGACGCCGACCGCGACGTCGTCGTGATCGAGCCGAGCGATCTGGCAATGTTCAAGAGTGAGTACGGGAAGCTGCTCCCCGAACAGTCGTTTCGACGGCTTTCCGAAAACAGCTACGACGTGATGGAGTACCTCCTCGAACTGGCGTCCGAAGACGGCGGGCCGGGTCTCGAGGTGCTGCGATCGCCCGCCGACGATCGGTCCCGAGAGGTGGCGTATCATCCCAACTGCCAGCAGAGGACGATCCGGAAAGCGGAGTTCACGGTGGCGCTGCTCGAGGAGCTCGGCTACGACGTCGTCACGTCGGACGTCGAGTGCTGCGGGATGGCCGGTTCGTTCGGCTACAAGACGGAGTATTACGAGCTGAGTATGGACGTCGGCGAGACGCTGAAAGACCAGTTCACGGCAGCCGACACGCGGAGACGGACAGTCGTCGACAGCGGGACCTCCTGTCACAAGCAGCTCGAGTCGCTGCTGCCGCGGGAGAGTCGCCACGCCGTCGAGGTGGTGGCGCCGGACCCCCAGTAGACTGTCCGCGCGTCCGACGGGCGTCTGCCGACAACGAACGCTTATTAGCCGGGCACACCACGTTCGGAGCATGAACGGCGATTCACAGGAGATCACCACGCTCGTGGGCCGCGAGGTGTACTCGAACAACGGCGTGTTCGTCGGCGAAATCGAGGACGTCAGGCTCAACCTGGACCAGGAAGTCGTGACCGGACTCGCCGTCGGGGAGATAAACAGGGAGCTGTTCTCGACGCAGGTCGACCCCGGAAAGGGCGTGTTGGTCCCGTACCGGTGGGTTCGGTCGGTCGGGGACGTCGTGCTCGTAAACGACGTCGTCGAGCGGATGAAAACCGACGACGACTCCTCCGAGGACGAGGAAGTCGTCGCCTGATCGCCTGCTCTCGCCCGGCGGAGAACCGCTGCCGTTCAGGAACCGTTCCCGCCTTCGCCCGTTCCTTCCACGCCCATCGCGTCGAACAGCCGGCGCCGGACCGCCTCCTCGGTGAGTTGCAACAGGGTGTCGCGGTTCTCCCCGCTGGATTCGATCCCCTGGAAGATGCCCAGCGGGATCTCCACGTTGCCCTGCGTGGAGTGGCCGGCGGCCTCGCCCATCTCCGAGAACGCGTCCTCGAGGACCCGGCCGATGTTGATCCGGATGTCCTTCGAGCGCGCCGCGAGGTAGATCCGTTCGTCGGCAATTCCGAGTACGGCCGTCGTCGTGATCCCCTCAAGGTTCAGGAGATGTTGCGCCGCCTGGGTGAGCGCCTCCCGATCCCGGATGAAGCCCGCCGAGGAGAACAGGTGTGATCCCTGGACCTGGCGGTTCTGGATCGCCTCCGCGAGCACGTCCAGCGTCTCCGGGCTCATCGACGGCGACTCCACCTGTTCGAGGGTGTCGTGGTTGGCAAACGGGTGGAGATACGCCGCCGCGGTGAGATCTGCGGGCGTAGTGTCGCGCTTGAAGTCGAGCGTCTCCGCGCGGATGCCGTACAAAAGCGCGGTCGCGACCGTCTCCGAGGGGGAGAGGTTGAACTCCTGGAGATACTTCGTCAACACCGTCGACGTCGAGGAGACGTTCGTTCGGACGTCCGCGAACCTGGCGTCGAGTTCCTCTTCCGGCTCGACGTGATCGAGATAGACGTCAACCGCCGGGAACTCCGGAGCGCCGGCGGCGTCCCGTTCGGCGCTCGCGTAGTCGACCAGCGCGACGGTGTCGTAGTCGTCGATCGGGCCGGCCTCCTCGCGGGAAAGCAGCTCGATCCCGAGCAGGTTGACGAACGCCCGGTTCTCCTGGTGGCCGATCTCGCCGTCGTAGACGATGTCGGCCTCCACGTCGTACGCCTCGGCGATCGCCCGCAGCGCCGTCGCGGAAGCAATTGCGTCCGGGTCCGGCGTGTCCTGGATGAGGATCGCCATCCGACCGTCCGACTGGGTGAAGATCTCTGCAAGCTGACGGGCTTTATATTCGAGTTCCCCGGTTTCGAGGCTCCGAAGCGCGGAGTCGGCGATCACCGTCGAGGGGTTGATGACGACGTCGGCACCGAGTTCGTGGAGTTCGTCCTCGCTGATCGGATCCGAGGCGCGGACGACGAGATACTGGTCGCCACCCCGGTTGCGGATCGCCGAGACGGCCGCCTTGTTCACCTCGACGTCGGAGGCGAGCACGAGCACGATGTCGCGATCGGAGACGACCTCCGCGACTTCGGGGTCGCTTATGTCCTGTACTCGCGCGTTGAGGTCCTGATCGCGAAGCGCTTCGACCCGGGATTCGTCCCAGTCGAGCAGGAGGACGTCCTCGCCGTCCTCCACAAGTGATTCGGCGACTGCGTGTCCGACGCTCCCGCAGCCCAAAATGGCGTACGTCGACCGCGAGGAGCCGATTCCGGCAGCGCTCATTACGATCCTCTTTCTCCGGCACGACACTTAACGCCACTCGTTCGCAGTCGGTCGGGAATGGAAATCCCTTTACCGCCCCCTGTGTTATCCGGATTCGAGGGCCGGTAGCTCAGTTAGGGAGAGCGACGGACTCTTAATCCGTCGGTCGGGGGTTCAAATCCCTCCCGGCCCGCTTCTGCGACGACCGAAGGGAGGAGCGAAGCGGCTACGGAGGGATTTGAATCCTCCCAGTCGCGCGCAGCGAACGGAGTGAGCGAGCACGTCCGGTTTCGGTTCAAATCCCTCCCGGCCCGCTTATAAAAGACCGACGTCGGCGACATCGTTTTCCTTCGGAGTCCCGTCGAGCAAGCCATGCTGGAGTGGCTCCGAACAGACGCTGGCGTGTACACCGTTTCGGGGCTCTTCTCGGTGCTCGTGTTCGTCGTCGCCGTGGCGATCGTGATCGAAACTGGAACCGTCACTCCCGGAGATCCGGCGTTTTCTGGATTCTTGGTGGGTTTCGGGGCGTTCGTGGCGGTGTATTTCATTTCGCTGGGGATCTGGCACGCGGTGTCGGAGTGAGTCGTCGGCCGGATCTGGTTGCCGGCTTTCGAAATCCTTTTGTCCCGAATCGGCCTTGGGTAGGATGCACGCCGCCTTAGCTCAGACTGGGAGAGCACTCGACTGAAGATCGAGCTGTCCCCGGTTCAAATCCGGGAGGCGGCATCATACTCACGGTTCAAATGCCTGCGGTGGAGCGCAGGTGATTTGCCAGAGTTTCTCGGAACCAACTCACCGGCCACGAGCGACGACCTGACTTCTGGTGTCGCCCAGAATGCAGTAAAATATGGGCCTAATCAAGTCCGACGGGCCGTCCCTGCTCCCACTCGACCGCGAGGATCGCGTCTCGAAGCGAGCTGAGTCTGCGCTCGACGACATCCAGCGGATGTGAGTCGATGAACTGCGCTGGTTCGTGGGCGACGGGTGTCGCGCCGTCGTTCACCTGCAGATGAACTGGCCCAAGGTCGTCGTGCGTGTCGTCCTGATGACAGTCCAATAGCAGACTTCGATCTGGCTCGATCCAGTTGAACCAATAGTACTCGTGTGGCTCCCCAGTCTGCAGTTGAAACCCTATCTCAACCCGCGCGGCCGTCACCGGGTAGTCGTCATCACCGAGGAATTGGCGTGGGTCTACCTCAGCGACGACCCGGTACGGGCCTGCTTCACGCGGTTCAGCACGTCGTCGATGAACGCTCTCGAACGCTCCGCTGAGGCGGTTCTGGATACGGTCGTGGAGCCGCTTGCTCTGCAGGTTCGCCCGGTTAGCGAGGAAAATGACCATCAGGCGAGTGTCGAGGGAGAGTCCGTCCGCGTTGACGAGAGTTCGATAACGTCGTCATACAGTTGGAGGGCGTGCCTCACGAGCCCGAGTTCCGTGTTGATCGTTTCCCACGTGGCGATCACATTGCGACGCTCACGGAGTTCCTCTGCCGAGAACTCATCGGCGGCGAGTTGCTGCCGGAACTCGCCAAGTGAACTGACGTCGTGCTCCGACACCAACTCTTCTTGTTCCTCTTTTAGCTCCGTAAGTCGGCTCTCCAGCTTGTCACGCGAGTGGGTCTCGATCAGGTCCGTTACCTCGTCGAAGAGCATCCGCACCGGATTCAGGTCGTACGCCTTCGTCCCGTCGACAGTCGTCTCAGTGACCCAGTCGTCACTC
Coding sequences within:
- a CDS encoding LUD domain-containing protein, whose translation is MESEGAAVAENTRGFNQGRYDSVADLAAYEELKSEAREIKEDAIERLPELLDLLEETVEENGGTVYLADDAADANRYIREVVAEKDAERLVKSKSMTTEEIEVNEALEADGVEVVETDLGEWVLQVADEAPSHIVAPAIHKSRAEIAELFNEVFDPDEELETAEELTKFARDRLGELIEGADVGMTGANFITADSGTIALVTSEGNARKSAVVPDTHIAVAGVEKVIPRVEDLSPFVELIGRSGTGQDITSYISLLTPPGTSPVPDFEDGGAALAGDHEGISAGDNPDREFHLVLIDNGRLAMRQDEDLKETLYCIRCSACSNSCGNFQSVGGHVFGGETYSGGIATGWEAGIEGLDVASEFNDLCTSCSRCVNACPVKIDIPWINTVVRDRINRQADSNADWLVEGLVPDEEPGGMDVQKRLFGNFETFAGLGSALAPVSNWLADLSVSRRVMERVFGVDRRRELPTFQRMTLKKWYDDRGPKVSAPRTQVVLYPDLYTNTMQVERGKAAVRALEALGAEVVIPDVRSTGRAPLSQGMIATAREHAEDVYSGLALHLDADRDVVVIEPSDLAMFKSEYGKLLPEQSFRRLSENSYDVMEYLLELASEDGGPGLEVLRSPADDRSREVAYHPNCQQRTIRKAEFTVALLEELGYDVVTSDVECCGMAGSFGYKTEYYELSMDVGETLKDQFTAADTRRRTVVDSGTSCHKQLESLLPRESRHAVEVVAPDPQ
- a CDS encoding PRC-barrel domain-containing protein, which encodes MNGDSQEITTLVGREVYSNNGVFVGEIEDVRLNLDQEVVTGLAVGEINRELFSTQVDPGKGVLVPYRWVRSVGDVVLVNDVVERMKTDDDSSEDEEVVA
- a CDS encoding DHH family phosphoesterase translates to MSAAGIGSSRSTYAILGCGSVGHAVAESLVEDGEDVLLLDWDESRVEALRDQDLNARVQDISDPEVAEVVSDRDIVLVLASDVEVNKAAVSAIRNRGGDQYLVVRASDPISEDELHELGADVVINPSTVIADSALRSLETGELEYKARQLAEIFTQSDGRMAILIQDTPDPDAIASATALRAIAEAYDVEADIVYDGEIGHQENRAFVNLLGIELLSREEAGPIDDYDTVALVDYASAERDAAGAPEFPAVDVYLDHVEPEEELDARFADVRTNVSSTSTVLTKYLQEFNLSPSETVATALLYGIRAETLDFKRDTTPADLTAAAYLHPFANHDTLEQVESPSMSPETLDVLAEAIQNRQVQGSHLFSSAGFIRDREALTQAAQHLLNLEGITTTAVLGIADERIYLAARSKDIRINIGRVLEDAFSEMGEAAGHSTQGNVEIPLGIFQGIESSGENRDTLLQLTEEAVRRRLFDAMGVEGTGEGGNGS
- a CDS encoding winged helix-turn-helix domain-containing protein, translated to MVESNPGSWTESTSGRERVRHVVELLDKPTPVQEIADQADVSRATADDELQRLESDDWVTETTVDGTKAYDLNPVRMLFDEVTDLIETHSRDKLESRLTELKEEQEELVSEHDVSSLGEFRQQLAADEFSAEELRERRNVIATWETINTELGLVRHALQLYDDVIELSSTRTDSPSTLA